The following proteins are co-located in the Methylocystis sp. IM3 genome:
- a CDS encoding HesA/MoeB/ThiF family protein has product MSVTIVLTDAVAAALIEAASNPLEVAGVLLAAVHQNSDGDIRLLVRHHSMVDPAAYRERDRNHMAITPEGYVPALAEAEALGAMAIWFHTHPGLSGTPLPSLADESVDEAIAELFRIRSGSPYYGTLIVSPRETEFAFSGTLQPEEGYGPIRSIDRLWIVGDRWRLMSAINAEDRPPSPIFDRNVRAFGGDIQRALGDLRIAVVGCGGTGSAVAEQLVRLGVRDLLLIDADHLSASNVTRVYGSTPADVGRPKAGILRDHLNAIAPDLCCEAIDAMITLEPTARRLGDRDLVFGCTDDNAGRLVLSRLATYMLTPVIDIGVLLSSNAAGLLMGIDGRITILSPGSACLVCRDRIDLARAGAEVLTPTERKRLADEGYAPALGGTEPAVVAFTTAVAAAAVSELLERLIGYGPDPRPSEILLRIHEREISINRAAPRPGHYCDPASKKLGFSEATPFLEQVWPKI; this is encoded by the coding sequence ATGAGTGTTACGATCGTTCTCACCGATGCGGTCGCTGCTGCACTGATTGAGGCGGCGAGCAATCCGCTGGAGGTCGCCGGCGTCCTCCTGGCGGCAGTCCATCAAAACTCGGATGGCGATATTCGGCTTCTGGTCCGCCATCATAGCATGGTTGATCCGGCTGCTTACCGTGAACGCGACCGGAACCATATGGCGATCACCCCCGAAGGCTATGTGCCCGCGCTTGCCGAAGCCGAGGCGCTCGGCGCCATGGCGATCTGGTTCCACACACATCCCGGCCTGAGCGGCACGCCGCTGCCGAGCCTCGCGGACGAATCGGTCGATGAAGCGATAGCCGAACTCTTCCGCATACGCTCGGGTTCACCCTATTATGGTACACTCATCGTATCACCCCGCGAAACGGAGTTCGCTTTCTCCGGCACACTGCAGCCGGAGGAAGGTTACGGCCCCATCCGCTCGATCGACCGGCTTTGGATCGTGGGCGATCGCTGGCGCCTGATGAGCGCGATCAACGCCGAAGACCGACCACCCTCTCCGATCTTTGACCGGAATGTTCGCGCATTCGGCGGCGACATTCAGCGCGCGCTTGGCGATCTCAGGATCGCCGTGGTCGGCTGCGGTGGTACCGGATCGGCCGTTGCCGAACAGCTCGTCCGCCTCGGAGTTCGCGATCTGCTGCTCATCGACGCAGATCACCTCTCAGCCAGTAATGTCACCCGCGTCTACGGCTCGACCCCGGCGGATGTTGGCCGCCCCAAAGCTGGAATTCTGCGCGATCATCTTAACGCGATCGCACCCGATCTTTGCTGCGAGGCAATCGATGCGATGATTACACTCGAACCGACGGCGAGGCGGCTTGGCGATCGCGACCTCGTGTTCGGCTGCACCGACGACAATGCCGGGCGCCTGGTTCTCTCCCGGCTCGCAACCTATATGCTGACCCCCGTCATCGATATCGGCGTCCTGCTCAGCAGCAATGCGGCAGGCTTGCTGATGGGAATCGACGGGCGCATCACTATTCTCTCGCCGGGATCGGCGTGCCTGGTCTGCCGTGATCGCATCGATCTCGCTCGAGCGGGTGCCGAAGTCCTGACCCCCACCGAGCGGAAGCGCCTAGCCGATGAAGGCTATGCGCCTGCACTGGGTGGGACCGAGCCGGCGGTGGTCGCGTTCACAACGGCCGTTGCCGCGGCGGCCGTCAGCGAGCTGCTCGAGCGATTGATCGGCTATGGACCGGATCCCCGCCCTTCGGAAATCCTTCTCCGCATCCATGAGCGCGAAATCTCAATCAATCGTGCGGCACCCCGTCCTGGCCATTATTGCGATCCAGCAAGCAAGAAGCTCGGCTTCTCTGAGGCAACCCCCTTTCTCGAACAGGTCTGGCCCAAAATATGA
- a CDS encoding E2/UBC family protein — MLPQIDQDCLAERAPGHTVSSDAGMICVVIPEFPLGPGFDLSTADLMLRLAPGYPDIAPDMWWFHPPVRRTDGTQIPATQAMEHHLGREWQRWSRHLQPGQWRSGIDSLESYLAIVRRELALAAPKAA, encoded by the coding sequence GTGCTTCCCCAGATCGATCAGGATTGTCTCGCGGAGCGGGCGCCAGGCCACACCGTATCGAGCGACGCGGGCATGATTTGCGTCGTCATCCCGGAATTTCCGTTGGGCCCAGGCTTTGATCTCTCAACCGCCGACCTCATGCTGCGGTTGGCACCGGGTTATCCGGACATCGCGCCCGATATGTGGTGGTTCCATCCGCCGGTGCGTCGCACCGACGGTACCCAGATTCCGGCAACACAGGCTATGGAGCATCATCTCGGCCGCGAGTGGCAGCGCTGGTCACGCCATTTGCAGCCTGGCCAGTGGCGCTCAGGGATCGACTCTCTCGAAAGCTATCTTGCCATCGTGCGGAGGGAGCTTGCCCTGGCAGCTCCAAAGGCCGCATGA
- a CDS encoding Fic/DOC family protein, which produces MSPRGEAERAEYEKIVYPDTQVLVNQLGIREAATLDAAERLFTDIRIAEGLPFECTEPTYGAFRAIHRHLFQDLYSWAGDERKYTTGRGPAPFAVPEQITPWMERQFEAFRVANQLRGLAPTAFAEQAAVLVNEINAAHPFIEGNGRVQRIWLAGVAERAGYEFSIRPEDREPWYSASRIGFQSADPAPMFALLLSRIQALDDAERSKHSDRASQFLALSREQGLASDDASFKAAWLNIEKIGAIARSAMPFDPEGQQAIVTKAREQLADHIRAGARIAEITEQQAWRNTLGRDIANPACDVAE; this is translated from the coding sequence GTGAGCCCGCGTGGCGAAGCTGAGCGCGCCGAATACGAGAAGATCGTCTACCCCGACACGCAGGTCTTAGTGAATCAACTGGGGATACGCGAAGCCGCGACGCTGGACGCGGCCGAGCGTCTCTTCACTGATATTCGTATCGCCGAAGGTCTGCCGTTTGAATGTACGGAGCCCACGTACGGTGCCTTCAGGGCTATTCACCGCCATCTATTCCAAGATCTCTATTCTTGGGCCGGTGATGAACGAAAATATACGACTGGTCGCGGTCCGGCACCGTTTGCGGTGCCGGAACAGATTACGCCGTGGATGGAGCGCCAGTTTGAGGCGTTCCGCGTCGCCAACCAACTTCGCGGCCTCGCTCCCACAGCCTTCGCCGAGCAGGCGGCAGTGCTGGTCAATGAAATCAATGCAGCCCACCCATTCATCGAGGGTAATGGTCGTGTGCAACGCATCTGGCTCGCCGGCGTCGCCGAGCGTGCAGGCTATGAATTTTCGATTCGCCCAGAAGATCGGGAACCGTGGTATTCGGCCTCGCGCATAGGTTTTCAGTCGGCCGATCCAGCCCCAATGTTCGCTTTGCTCCTATCTCGTATCCAGGCACTCGACGACGCCGAGCGCTCAAAACACAGTGATCGCGCCTCGCAGTTTCTTGCGCTGTCGCGAGAACAGGGTCTTGCTTCAGACGATGCCAGTTTCAAGGCTGCTTGGCTAAATATCGAAAAGATCGGAGCCATCGCCAGAAGCGCGATGCCGTTCGATCCTGAAGGCCAGCAGGCTATTGTCACCAAGGCACGTGAGCAGCTAGCCGATCATATCCGCGCGGGCGCGCGCATCGCTGAAATCACCGAACAACAAGCTTGGCGTAATACATTGGGCAGGGACATAGCGAATCCCGCATGTGATGTCGCCGAATAG
- a CDS encoding strawberry notch-like NTP hydrolase domain-containing protein translates to MSQSFTAVRSKATQAEFSFATDDKPHALMMAAQALVNLLAKAQPINVVGLRAAMESAFGASDAEGAWRWKDAYEALEAAQVLFLRRYGPAMIARANKEPARVLAMLSKIGALLPSETRRSEESHALQQFSTPLEFAYVASLAAGLGAGDIVLEPSAGTGMIAIHAELAGAKLILNEWAETRADLLKLLFSGAPLSRFDGAQLHDRLDASVTPSVVLMNPPFSSSPLIEGRHAAATFEHIRASLARLRTGGRLVAITGETFAPTSNSWRASFERLQEQGRLVFTASLARGFFARHGTSVESRMTVFDKTPAENPKEFPGGFGPVVDLPELLALVQREVPPRAVLVERAQDDVHAPVPGGIGASVKSMTPIAVRHRATPPLAFAESARPAPRSSAGVAAASAPRTAASVETIELDYELRDWKAPAGDALSAGLYESYAVQSIAIAGAKPHPTTLVQSAAMASVAPPKPSYRPHLPKSVVESGLLSEAQLESVIYAGEAHSSLLAGSFLVDESFDTVSVAPDDAENAVRFRRGYYLGDGTGAGKGRQVAGVVLDNWFKGRRKALWISKSDKLLEDAQRDWAALGQEKLQIVPQSSFKQGAPIQLSEGILFTTYSTLRSDERQGRDGAVKASRLSQIVDWLGTDFDGVIVFDEAHALANAVGDKGERGEKSASQQGRAGLRLQNALPDARVLYVSATGATTVANLAYATRLGLWGSTDMPFATRQDFVAAMEAGGIAAMEVLARDLKALGLYASRALSYAGVEVEMLERQLSVEQIRIYDAYAGAFEIIHNNLTAALEAANITGEGGRAYNRNAKSAARSAFESNKQRFFNHLITAMKVPSLIASIERDLEAGHAAVIQIVSTSEALMERRLAEIPTSEWGDLSCDITPREYVLDYLTHSFPTQLFEVYSDENGDLHSRPVVDEQGNPVQSREAMERRDRLIEHLAALPAVQGALDQIVQRFGTEMVAEVTGRSRRFVRKTNADGSDRLCVEKRPASSNLGETQAFMDDEKRILVFSDAGGTGRSYHAERSAKNQRLRVHYLLEPGWKADNAIQGLGRTNRTNQAQPPLFRPVATDVKGEKRFLSTIARRLDTLGAITRGQRQTGGQGLFRPEDNLESPYGRTALRRLYQLVYAGKVEGCSLTRFMEATGLDLTDQDGSLKEELPPISTFLNRILALPIALQNLLFEVFEGLMEAQVEAAIQGGVFDVGVETLVAESLVVTNRQTIAVHGKSGAETQLLTILRKDKTRITTLGEALDYATASQKSRLMINDQSGRAAVKLSATALMQDDGSVQPRVRLLRPAHADVVTVEALQRSHWRDASSEEFRRAWEIEVASLPELTEGTFHIVTGLLLPVWNRLPDEAARVYRLQTDEGERIIGRLVSPASAAVLLEATGAGAPALALEAALAAVMQDGAGLVLAEGLVLKRSLVMNRHRLELAGFSDTIVDRLKAQGVVSEIIAWKLRLFVPLGDDVAKIVEKLLALYPLLRVAPATRVNS, encoded by the coding sequence ATGAGCCAGAGCTTCACCGCTGTCCGCAGTAAAGCAACCCAAGCCGAGTTTTCCTTCGCGACCGATGACAAGCCGCACGCCCTGATGATGGCGGCGCAAGCGCTGGTCAACCTGCTCGCCAAGGCCCAGCCGATCAATGTCGTCGGCCTGCGCGCGGCGATGGAAAGCGCCTTCGGCGCGAGCGACGCGGAGGGAGCATGGCGTTGGAAGGATGCTTACGAGGCGTTGGAGGCGGCGCAGGTCCTGTTCCTGCGCCGCTATGGCCCTGCGATGATTGCGCGCGCGAACAAGGAGCCCGCGCGGGTCCTGGCGATGCTCTCGAAGATCGGAGCGCTGCTGCCGAGCGAGACGCGGCGCTCGGAAGAAAGCCACGCGCTCCAGCAGTTCTCGACGCCGCTGGAATTCGCCTATGTCGCGAGCCTCGCGGCAGGGCTCGGCGCCGGCGACATTGTGCTCGAACCCTCCGCCGGCACGGGGATGATCGCGATCCACGCCGAGCTCGCCGGCGCGAAACTCATCCTTAATGAATGGGCCGAGACCAGGGCCGATCTCCTGAAGCTGCTATTTTCCGGAGCGCCGCTCAGCCGTTTTGACGGCGCGCAGCTTCACGATCGCCTCGACGCGAGTGTCACGCCGAGCGTCGTGCTGATGAATCCGCCCTTCTCCTCGTCGCCGCTGATCGAGGGTCGGCACGCTGCGGCGACATTCGAGCATATTCGGGCGAGCCTTGCGAGGCTTCGAACTGGCGGCCGGCTTGTCGCGATCACCGGCGAGACCTTTGCGCCGACATCGAACAGTTGGCGCGCAAGCTTCGAGCGCCTGCAGGAGCAAGGGCGTCTTGTGTTTACGGCGTCACTCGCCCGTGGATTTTTCGCGCGACATGGGACGAGCGTCGAGAGCCGTATGACGGTTTTCGACAAGACGCCGGCTGAGAACCCGAAGGAATTTCCCGGCGGCTTCGGTCCGGTTGTGGACCTTCCAGAATTGCTCGCGCTCGTGCAGCGGGAGGTGCCGCCGCGCGCGGTTCTCGTTGAGCGGGCGCAGGATGACGTCCACGCGCCTGTTCCCGGCGGCATTGGCGCGAGCGTCAAATCGATGACGCCGATCGCCGTAAGGCATCGTGCAACTCCCCCGCTCGCCTTTGCGGAATCTGCGCGCCCTGCCCCGCGTTCCAGTGCGGGCGTCGCTGCAGCTTCCGCGCCGCGCACGGCGGCGTCGGTCGAGACTATCGAACTCGACTATGAGCTGCGTGATTGGAAAGCGCCTGCGGGCGACGCGCTCAGCGCCGGGCTCTATGAGTCCTACGCGGTGCAATCGATTGCGATCGCGGGCGCGAAGCCCCATCCGACGACGCTCGTGCAATCCGCCGCCATGGCGTCGGTCGCGCCGCCAAAACCTTCCTATCGGCCGCATCTCCCGAAAAGCGTCGTCGAGTCGGGGCTCCTCTCCGAGGCGCAGCTCGAGAGCGTCATCTACGCCGGCGAAGCCCATAGTAGCCTTCTCGCCGGCTCTTTCCTCGTCGATGAAAGCTTCGATACAGTCTCCGTCGCGCCGGATGACGCCGAAAATGCCGTGCGCTTCCGCCGCGGCTATTATCTCGGCGACGGCACCGGAGCCGGAAAGGGACGTCAGGTCGCAGGCGTCGTTCTCGACAACTGGTTCAAAGGTCGCCGCAAGGCGCTTTGGATTTCCAAATCCGACAAGCTTCTCGAAGACGCGCAGCGCGATTGGGCGGCGCTCGGCCAGGAGAAATTGCAGATCGTCCCGCAGTCGAGTTTCAAGCAGGGCGCCCCGATCCAGCTGTCGGAGGGCATTCTGTTCACGACCTATTCGACCCTGCGCTCCGACGAGCGCCAGGGCCGCGACGGCGCGGTGAAAGCTTCGCGTCTGTCGCAGATCGTCGACTGGTTGGGAACGGATTTTGATGGCGTCATCGTCTTCGACGAGGCGCACGCACTCGCCAACGCCGTCGGCGACAAAGGCGAGCGCGGCGAAAAGAGCGCCTCGCAGCAGGGCCGGGCCGGCCTGCGGTTGCAAAACGCCCTGCCCGACGCCCGGGTCCTTTATGTCTCGGCGACCGGGGCGACGACCGTCGCCAATCTCGCCTACGCCACGCGTCTCGGGCTGTGGGGCTCGACGGACATGCCCTTCGCGACGCGCCAGGATTTTGTCGCGGCGATGGAGGCCGGCGGGATCGCCGCCATGGAGGTGCTGGCGCGTGATCTGAAAGCGCTGGGCCTCTATGCCTCGCGCGCCCTCTCCTACGCCGGAGTCGAAGTCGAGATGCTGGAGCGCCAGCTCTCAGTGGAGCAGATCCGCATCTATGACGCCTACGCCGGCGCCTTCGAGATCATCCACAACAATCTGACCGCGGCGCTGGAAGCCGCGAATATCACCGGCGAAGGCGGCCGAGCCTATAACCGCAACGCCAAGAGCGCCGCGCGCTCGGCCTTCGAGTCCAATAAACAGCGCTTCTTCAATCACCTGATCACGGCGATGAAGGTCCCGAGCCTGATCGCCTCGATCGAACGGGACTTGGAAGCCGGCCATGCCGCCGTCATTCAGATCGTCTCGACCAGCGAAGCGCTGATGGAGCGCCGCCTGGCCGAAATACCCACTTCAGAATGGGGTGATCTTTCCTGCGACATCACTCCGCGCGAATATGTTCTCGACTATCTCACCCATTCCTTCCCGACCCAGCTCTTTGAAGTTTATTCCGACGAGAACGGCGATCTGCACTCTCGGCCCGTGGTCGACGAGCAGGGCAATCCGGTCCAGTCGCGCGAGGCCATGGAGCGCCGGGATCGTCTGATCGAGCATCTCGCCGCCCTTCCTGCCGTGCAGGGCGCGCTCGACCAGATCGTGCAGCGCTTTGGAACCGAGATGGTGGCCGAGGTCACCGGTCGCTCGCGAAGGTTCGTCCGCAAGACCAACGCCGACGGCTCGGATCGGCTTTGCGTCGAGAAACGTCCGGCCTCCTCCAATCTTGGCGAGACGCAGGCCTTCATGGATGATGAGAAGCGCATCCTCGTCTTTTCCGACGCCGGCGGCACGGGACGCTCCTATCACGCCGAGCGCAGCGCCAAGAACCAGCGGCTTCGCGTCCATTATCTGCTCGAACCCGGCTGGAAAGCCGACAACGCCATCCAGGGATTGGGCCGCACCAATCGCACGAATCAGGCGCAGCCGCCGCTGTTCCGTCCCGTCGCGACCGACGTAAAGGGCGAGAAGCGCTTTCTCTCGACGATCGCCCGGCGGCTCGACACGCTCGGCGCCATTACGCGGGGTCAGCGCCAGACCGGCGGCCAGGGCCTGTTCCGGCCCGAGGACAATCTCGAATCCCCTTACGGCCGCACGGCGCTGCGCCGGCTCTATCAGCTGGTCTATGCCGGCAAGGTCGAAGGCTGTTCGCTGACGCGCTTTATGGAAGCGACGGGGCTCGATCTCACCGACCAGGACGGCAGCCTCAAGGAGGAGCTGCCGCCGATCTCGACCTTCCTCAATCGCATCCTCGCTCTGCCGATCGCGCTGCAGAACCTCCTCTTCGAGGTGTTCGAGGGGCTGATGGAAGCGCAGGTCGAGGCGGCGATCCAGGGCGGCGTCTTTGACGTCGGCGTCGAGACGCTGGTGGCCGAAAGCCTTGTCGTCACGAACCGCCAGACGATCGCCGTGCATGGCAAGAGCGGCGCGGAGACGCAGCTTCTGACGATCCTGCGCAAGGACAAGACGCGGATCACGACGCTGGGCGAGGCGCTCGACTATGCGACCGCCTCGCAAAAATCGCGATTGATGATCAACGACCAATCGGGCCGCGCCGCCGTCAAATTGTCCGCGACGGCGCTGATGCAGGACGACGGCTCGGTTCAGCCGCGGGTTCGTCTGCTGCGTCCGGCCCATGCCGATGTGGTCACCGTCGAGGCCTTGCAGCGCTCGCATTGGCGCGACGCGAGCTCGGAAGAATTCCGGCGGGCGTGGGAGATAGAGGTCGCATCCCTTCCGGAACTGACCGAAGGCACGTTCCACATCGTGACCGGCCTCCTGCTCCCGGTCTGGAACCGGCTCCCGGATGAGGCGGCGCGGGTCTATCGGTTGCAGACCGACGAGGGCGAACGGATCATCGGCCGGCTCGTCTCGCCGGCGAGCGCCGCCGTCCTACTCGAAGCAACGGGCGCCGGGGCCCCTGCCCTTGCGCTAGAAGCGGCTCTTGCCGCGGTGATGCAGGACGGCGCGGGGCTCGTGCTCGCTGAGGGGCTGGTCCTCAAGCGCTCGCTCGTGATGAATCGGCATCGGCTCGAACTCGCGGGCTTTAGTGACACGATAGTTGACCGATTGAAGGCGCAGGGCGTTGTTTCCGAAATCATCGCCTGGAAGCTGCGGCTCTTCGTGCCGCTCGGCGACGACGTTGCAAAAATCGTCGAGAAGCTCCTCGCGCTCTATCCCCTGCTCCGCGTCGCGCCTGCGACCCGCGTGAATTCTTGA
- a CDS encoding DUF6290 family protein encodes MKDSKAMTIRLSPEQAEALETVASVEQRPISDVIRAAISEHIELRRRDPNFRAGLEERIGRARRLLDRQAGE; translated from the coding sequence ATGAAGGACAGCAAAGCCATGACAATCCGCCTTTCGCCGGAGCAAGCGGAGGCGCTGGAGACGGTTGCCAGCGTCGAGCAGCGGCCCATTTCCGATGTCATTCGCGCTGCGATTTCCGAGCATATTGAGCTCAGACGGCGCGACCCTAACTTCCGTGCTGGCCTGGAGGAGCGGATTGGCCGGGCGCGAAGGCTGCTCGATCGTCAGGCCGGCGAATAG
- a CDS encoding IS110 family transposase — MLHRFIPGRAAAAFDQDRTLVVVVEMSQSTWLVTGLLPGLERQPLKKLDPDPDHLLTLVRRWCDECRSAGRGIERLVVAYEAGRDGFWLARWLVARGVEAHVIHSSSVAVSRDRRRAKTDRLDAALLLRVLLGWLRGEPGHCSMTATPSIEEEDAKRPTRERENLVGERTRIINRMKASLARLGVRGFNPALRKAADQLGGLRTPEGGAIPPLAMAELRRDIARLRFIEEQIKEIEQQRVARLDEAKPCEERANGMVRLLTRVVGVGVETADMLTHEIFLRDLRDRRAVARYAGLTGSPDESGSRRRERGLSRAGNARVRRGMVQLAWRFLVFQKECDLVLWFRARSADAGGRRRMSLIVGFARKLLIALWRLAMGAEPPEGLKMRPA, encoded by the coding sequence ATGCTGCATCGCTTTATCCCTGGCCGCGCAGCGGCAGCCTTCGATCAGGATCGCACCCTCGTCGTGGTCGTCGAGATGAGCCAGTCGACATGGCTCGTCACTGGGCTGCTTCCTGGCCTGGAGCGCCAACCTCTGAAAAAGCTGGACCCCGATCCCGATCATCTTCTCACGCTCGTAAGGCGTTGGTGCGACGAATGTCGCTCAGCAGGTCGAGGGATCGAACGTCTCGTCGTCGCCTATGAGGCTGGGCGGGATGGTTTTTGGCTGGCGCGCTGGCTGGTAGCTCGCGGCGTTGAGGCGCACGTCATCCACTCCAGCAGCGTGGCTGTGTCCAGGGATCGCCGCCGCGCCAAGACAGATCGTCTCGACGCCGCTCTTCTCCTGCGGGTATTGCTCGGCTGGCTGCGGGGGGAGCCTGGCCATTGCAGCATGACGGCGACGCCTTCGATTGAGGAAGAAGACGCTAAGCGGCCGACACGCGAACGCGAAAATCTCGTCGGCGAGCGCACGCGTATAATCAACCGTATGAAAGCGTCGCTCGCTCGTCTCGGTGTCCGCGGTTTTAATCCCGCGCTGCGCAAAGCCGCTGACCAGCTCGGCGGCCTGCGCACCCCGGAAGGCGGCGCCATTCCGCCGCTCGCCATGGCCGAGCTGCGGCGCGACATAGCCCGGCTACGCTTCATCGAGGAGCAGATCAAGGAGATCGAACAGCAGCGAGTGGCTCGCCTCGATGAGGCGAAGCCGTGTGAAGAGAGAGCGAACGGCATGGTGCGTCTGCTCACTCGCGTCGTCGGCGTTGGCGTCGAGACCGCAGACATGCTCACTCACGAGATTTTTCTACGCGACTTACGAGATAGACGAGCCGTCGCCCGTTACGCGGGATTGACCGGCTCGCCCGACGAGAGCGGATCAAGGCGACGCGAGAGAGGCCTCTCGCGGGCCGGCAACGCGCGCGTTCGGCGCGGCATGGTCCAGCTCGCCTGGCGTTTTTTGGTTTTCCAGAAAGAGTGCGATCTTGTCCTCTGGTTTCGGGCGCGCTCCGCGGATGCAGGCGGTCGGCGGCGCATGTCGCTGATCGTGGGGTTTGCGCGCAAGCTGCTGATCGCGCTCTGGCGCTTGGCGATGGGCGCCGAGCCGCCGGAGGGGCTCAAGATGCGGCCCGCGTAA
- a CDS encoding ParB/RepB/Spo0J family partition protein, producing MSKITLVSASDIALDRLVASDANVRRIKAGVSVEELAEDIARRGLLQSLSVRPLDGDGAEAGKYGVIAGGRRLAALKLLVKQKRLAKNAPVPCIVKTDGVEEEDSLAENTMREALHPLDQFRAFKNLHDQGLSIEDIAVRFFVGSQVVRQRLKLAAASPKLLDLYVAEELSLEQLMAFCVTHDHERQEEVWAALSRSYDTGPYAIRRQLTQGAVRASDKRALFVGVGSYETAGGVVLRDLFNRDDGGWLQDAALLDRLAREKLELAGAEIRAEGWKWSETAIDFPYGHTNGLRRLPGTQAPLTDEEQVRYAAAVAEYNRLSEEHESADDLPEEVDRRMAELEAEIAMVDDRPANYDSAEIARAGVFVSIDYDGRLKAERGFVRPEDEARKEGGVPAAEGEPRSGAPLSACDAKVSADTNTGPASCALAEEEVETSPKLSGLMVAELSAHRTVAMRLSLASNPQAAFLAATHALALNAFYSESSRSCLDLSERSAMLGSHAPGIGDSLAARTLLESFGNWQMRLPADAGDLWSWLLAQDETIRAELFALCIALSVNALNMPWERRTGALRHADHLAEHLALDMGAYWNATAESFFGKVTKAHILAAVREAKGEETAQMIAHLKKADMAAEAERLLQGTGWLPEGLRTSRLDAPAPIEGASASESDASIAQGDELPAFLDETTEGPDYPAAAE from the coding sequence ATGTCGAAGATCACGCTGGTGAGTGCGAGCGATATTGCGCTGGACAGGCTCGTCGCGTCGGATGCGAATGTGCGGCGTATTAAGGCGGGGGTGAGCGTCGAGGAATTGGCGGAGGATATCGCCCGGCGTGGACTGCTACAATCGCTGAGCGTCCGACCGCTCGATGGCGACGGCGCCGAGGCCGGAAAATATGGCGTGATCGCCGGCGGCCGACGCCTCGCCGCTCTCAAACTTCTCGTCAAGCAGAAGCGTCTCGCGAAGAACGCGCCGGTCCCCTGCATCGTGAAGACGGATGGCGTCGAGGAGGAAGACTCGCTCGCCGAGAACACGATGCGCGAGGCGCTGCATCCGCTCGATCAATTCCGGGCCTTCAAGAACCTGCATGACCAAGGACTGAGCATCGAAGACATTGCGGTGCGATTTTTCGTCGGCTCTCAGGTCGTACGTCAGCGCCTCAAACTCGCCGCCGCGAGCCCCAAACTGCTCGATCTCTATGTGGCCGAGGAATTGTCGCTCGAGCAGCTTATGGCCTTTTGCGTCACGCATGATCACGAAAGGCAGGAGGAAGTCTGGGCTGCCTTGTCGCGCTCCTATGACACGGGACCTTATGCGATCCGCCGCCAGCTGACGCAAGGCGCGGTTCGGGCCTCCGACAAGCGTGCGCTGTTTGTCGGTGTCGGATCTTACGAGACCGCGGGCGGCGTCGTGCTTCGCGACCTCTTCAACCGCGACGACGGGGGATGGCTGCAGGACGCCGCGCTGCTCGATCGTCTCGCACGCGAGAAGCTCGAACTAGCTGGCGCGGAAATCCGCGCCGAAGGTTGGAAGTGGTCAGAGACGGCGATCGACTTCCCCTACGGCCACACCAATGGCCTGCGGCGACTGCCGGGAACCCAAGCGCCGCTCACCGACGAAGAGCAAGTCCGCTACGCCGCCGCTGTCGCCGAGTATAATCGTCTCTCGGAGGAGCATGAAAGCGCCGACGATCTGCCGGAAGAGGTTGATCGGCGCATGGCCGAACTCGAGGCGGAGATCGCAATGGTCGATGACCGTCCCGCGAACTATGATAGCGCCGAGATCGCCCGCGCCGGCGTATTTGTCAGCATTGATTACGATGGCCGGCTGAAGGCCGAGCGTGGATTTGTCCGTCCTGAGGATGAAGCGCGCAAGGAGGGTGGCGTTCCAGCCGCAGAGGGGGAGCCGCGATCCGGCGCTCCGTTGAGCGCCTGCGACGCGAAAGTGAGCGCGGACACGAATACGGGCCCCGCCTCTTGCGCCCTCGCGGAAGAAGAGGTCGAGACCTCGCCAAAACTCTCCGGCCTCATGGTCGCCGAGCTCTCGGCCCATCGCACCGTGGCGATGCGTTTAAGCCTGGCCAGCAATCCCCAAGCCGCGTTTCTCGCCGCGACGCATGCTCTGGCGCTGAACGCCTTTTACAGCGAGAGCTCCCGTTCCTGCCTCGATCTCTCCGAGCGCAGCGCTATGCTCGGGTCCCACGCCCCTGGCATCGGCGACAGCCTCGCGGCGCGAACACTTCTCGAATCCTTCGGGAACTGGCAGATGCGCCTGCCCGCCGATGCGGGCGATCTCTGGTCCTGGCTGCTCGCTCAGGACGAGACCATCCGTGCCGAACTCTTCGCGCTGTGCATCGCCCTCAGCGTCAATGCGCTGAATATGCCCTGGGAGAGACGAACCGGCGCGCTCCGGCACGCGGACCATCTCGCCGAGCATCTCGCGCTCGATATGGGCGCCTATTGGAACGCCACCGCGGAGAGCTTCTTCGGCAAGGTCACGAAGGCCCATATCCTCGCGGCGGTGCGGGAGGCGAAGGGCGAGGAGACGGCGCAGATGATCGCTCACCTGAAGAAGGCGGACATGGCCGCTGAGGCCGAACGCCTCTTGCAAGGAACGGGATGGCTACCGGAGGGTTTGCGCACATCTCGCCTCGATGCGCCCGCTCCAATTGAGGGAGCGAGCGCTTCAGAGAGCGATGCTTCGATCGCGCAGGGCGACGAGCTGCCGGCGTTTCTCGACGAGACAACCGAAGGCCCAGATTATCCCGCGGCTGCAGAATAG